A single genomic interval of Syntrophobotulus glycolicus DSM 8271 harbors:
- a CDS encoding cell wall-binding repeat-containing protein has translation MRHLRKLLRTALFTLMLILFMAEPAFTYAAGNECRLAGQDRYATAAAIAREGWTQSDYALLVSGENFPDALVAAPLAKQYGAPILLSQKKCLPEVTKQTLNDLKIKNVILIGGQGVLSAQLQDELQDMEIRSSRLAGEDRYETAIVVADQLTDISEVVIATGEDFADALSISSIAAAKHMPVILVPKNNIGSATQTFIRKNKIRKTYVVGSPDLISDRVAEQFAKPERVTGATKYDRNINIIKRFQAGISEDNVFLATGNNYADALAGAGYAAKINAPIVLVSGNMSRSTKSYLSSNLSDKNVYILGGEGAVSASIFHTAGSRGDQSNSRRETTTDLLRELGSNEAKYALVFGSTDNKMYQSAAEAQENMVEIRVDVWQINTEGEKSPAKCTLTVNKAIADMISSVFEEIFEGGEKFPIYSAEGYVWRGDDTSEHNWGLAVDLNPNENAMINSSGEVVAGSFWDPQKSPYSIPEDGDVVKAFQKYGFAWGGNAWKSSNDYMHFSYLGK, from the coding sequence CCTTTACCTATGCCGCCGGCAATGAATGCCGTTTGGCCGGTCAGGACCGCTACGCGACGGCAGCCGCAATAGCCCGGGAGGGTTGGACACAATCCGACTATGCCCTTTTGGTGAGCGGAGAAAATTTTCCCGATGCTTTGGTTGCGGCGCCCTTAGCAAAACAATATGGGGCGCCGATACTCCTGTCCCAGAAGAAATGCCTGCCTGAAGTGACAAAACAAACATTGAACGATTTAAAGATAAAAAATGTCATCCTGATCGGCGGCCAGGGGGTGCTGTCCGCTCAGCTTCAGGATGAGCTGCAGGATATGGAGATCCGTTCAAGCCGGCTGGCCGGTGAAGACAGATATGAAACAGCCATCGTTGTGGCAGACCAACTTACCGATATTTCGGAGGTCGTGATCGCAACGGGGGAAGATTTTGCCGATGCTCTCTCAATTTCCTCTATTGCCGCCGCTAAACATATGCCGGTTATTCTGGTGCCGAAAAATAACATCGGGAGTGCCACCCAGACCTTTATCCGAAAAAACAAGATCAGGAAAACTTATGTTGTCGGCAGCCCGGATTTGATCAGCGACCGGGTAGCGGAGCAGTTTGCCAAACCGGAACGGGTAACCGGAGCCACGAAATACGACCGGAATATCAATATCATCAAAAGATTTCAAGCCGGGATCAGCGAAGATAATGTGTTTTTAGCAACTGGAAATAACTATGCCGACGCTTTGGCGGGAGCCGGTTATGCCGCAAAAATCAATGCTCCCATTGTCTTAGTCAGCGGCAATATGAGCAGATCGACGAAAAGTTATCTGTCATCAAATCTATCCGATAAAAATGTCTACATTCTGGGCGGGGAAGGAGCGGTCAGTGCATCGATCTTTCATACAGCCGGCAGCCGGGGAGACCAAAGCAATTCCAGACGGGAAACGACAACAGATCTCCTGCGGGAGCTTGGGTCTAATGAAGCAAAGTACGCTCTGGTCTTTGGCTCAACAGACAATAAAATGTATCAAAGCGCCGCTGAAGCGCAAGAGAATATGGTTGAGATCAGGGTCGATGTATGGCAGATAAACACCGAAGGGGAGAAATCTCCCGCAAAGTGTACATTGACTGTCAATAAAGCGATAGCGGATATGATCAGCTCGGTATTTGAGGAAATATTTGAAGGCGGGGAGAAATTCCCCATATACAGTGCCGAGGGATATGTTTGGCGCGGTGATGATACTTCGGAGCATAATTGGGGTTTGGCTGTTGATCTCAATCCGAACGAGAATGCTATGATCAACAGCAGCGGGGAGGTTGTAGCCGGCTCCTTTTGGGATCCCCAAAAGAGTCCCTATTCCATCCCGGAGGATGGCGATGTGGTCAAAGCATTTCAAAAATACGGCTTTGCCTGGGGCGGTAACGCCTGGAAGTCGTCAAATGATTATATGCATTTTTCTTATTTGGGGAAATAA